A genomic region of Haliotis asinina isolate JCU_RB_2024 chromosome 1, JCU_Hal_asi_v2, whole genome shotgun sequence contains the following coding sequences:
- the LOC137285965 gene encoding protein obstructor-E-like: MGVTFTLVVLSGLLGLSVGFTCIESDGHFQHETRCDLYYWCVGGVAHVTHCPPGSFFSTITNFCNWPYAVSGCSDDGARTDVGGGVWSQPKPEHQPQPPRQPPPRQPPQHLNNWERDNNRWNDQGWDSYMAKALTGALSKVKSDGRQKREADVKAVAYKGFDICGGDDGYFRHADDCTMYWWCINSVPRIQMCQGGLFFDPVIRRCSWPRSIPDCSVGGKRTLPYKSKTVQ, encoded by the exons ATGGGCGTCACGTTCACTTTAGTTGTCTTGTCAG GCCTGCTGGGTCTCTCAGTAGGGTTTACATGCATAGAATCCGACGGCCACTTCCAGCATGAAACCCGGTGCGATCTCTACTACTGGTGTGTAGGGGGTGTTGCACACGTCACGCACTGCCCACCCGGATCATTCTTCAGCACCATCACCAACTTCTGCAACTGGCCTTACGCCGTGTCTGGCTGCAGTGACGACGGAGCAAGAACTGATGTAGGAGGCGGGGTTTGGAGTCAACCCAAACCTGAACATCAGCCTCAGCCTCCCCGTCAACCCCCACCCCGTCAACCCCCACAGCATCTCAACAACTGGGAGCGGGATAACAACAGGTGGAACGACCAGGGGTGGGACAGCTACATGGCCAAAGCTTTGACAG GTGCTCTGTCCAAGGTCAAGTCAGATGGAAGACAGAAGCGGGAAGCTGACGTAAAAG CTGTGGCATACAAAGGATTTGATATCTGTGGAGGAGACGATGGTTACTTTCGCCACGCCGATGACTGTACAATGTACTGGTGGTGCATCAATAGTGTGCCTCGTATTCAAATGTGTCAGGGAGGCCTCTTCTTTGACCCTGTCATCCGACGCTGTTCGTGGCCTAGGTCCATTCCTGATTGCAGCGTTGGTGGAAAAAGAACCCTTCCCTATAAGAGTAAAACTGTTCAATAA